A genomic stretch from Setaria italica strain Yugu1 chromosome VII, Setaria_italica_v2.0, whole genome shotgun sequence includes:
- the LOC101775200 gene encoding uncharacterized protein LOC101775200, whose amino-acid sequence MASNNNAVAAEVSTAVAKLNDHLAAALTGANDDAATNTIITLAGENSGATMDASAAAGDVEDLVVVGNADADEDNDNQEGEQEEDVVISAYTNSNYQAVNNSVLVSGSCAVNDPGVHVVVVEHVDEIRDYDDDLDAQEF is encoded by the coding sequence ATGGCTTCCAACAAcaacgccgtcgccgccgaggtgAGCACCGCCGTTGCCAAGCTCAAcgaccacctcgccgccgccctcaccGGCGCCAACGACGATGCCGCCACCAACACCATCATCACGCTGGCGGGGGAGAACAGCGGCGCCACCAtggacgcctccgccgccgcgggcgacgTGGAGGACCTCGTCGTTGTCGGCAACGCGGACGCCGATGAGGACAACGACAACCAGGAAggagagcaggaggaggacgtgGTGATCAGCGCCTACACCAACAGCAACTATCAGGCCGTCAACAACTCGGTGCTCGTCTCCGGCAGCTGCGCCGTCAACGACCCCGGCGtccacgtcgtcgtcgtcgagcacgTCGACGAGATTCGCGACTACGACGACGACCTCGACGCCCAAGAGTTCTAA